In a genomic window of Infirmifilum sp. NZ:
- a CDS encoding gluconokinase produces MEDFLLAVDIGTTNVKGALFQVDEGKAIETFSQRITTYSDERRGAAEQDPEEIYRAFEKVLGYFAGKGYSKKIGAIFLSSQMHAFGTLSMEGRPSTRLLTYFDTRSREVLPLLNRVGYDLYLETGCPPLHVYPLAKIILARSRGWISRADKVLLSAKDYVILKATGAHVLDLSTASGSQMLNVRTRKWSSLALELGGVDENQLPDLVEGSEKPLEISPMLAKKMGLPEDTEVYAGVSDASANQFGVGATKPDTVAINLGTSAAVRFLTDKPVFDDERMRFFLYYAGSGKYLAGGAVNNGGIVVEWFLRSLGRLESEFSAVPGLDAYRLVDSLASTSPPASNGLIALPFLHGGERFPIRNPDAKCIIYGLQFHHRRSDILRALLEGVAYTLKMIYDALCEHGLSARLAKIGGGASSLTVWRQIIADVFQMPVHRVKSVESTLLGSLIHYANARGALREFALPEDVTQPIEENRETYANAYARYLKLIEKLSEFV; encoded by the coding sequence ATGGAAGACTTTCTCCTAGCTGTTGACATTGGGACAACCAACGTTAAAGGGGCTCTCTTCCAAGTAGACGAGGGCAAAGCCATTGAAACATTTTCGCAGAGAATAACCACTTACTCAGACGAGAGAAGAGGGGCCGCGGAACAAGACCCCGAGGAGATATACAGAGCATTCGAGAAGGTGCTGGGTTACTTCGCGGGAAAGGGGTACTCGAAGAAGATAGGGGCGATCTTCCTCTCATCGCAGATGCACGCCTTCGGCACCCTGAGTATGGAAGGCAGGCCCTCAACCAGGCTGCTCACGTACTTCGACACGCGGAGCAGAGAAGTGCTCCCGCTGCTCAACAGGGTTGGGTACGACCTTTACCTGGAGACAGGTTGCCCGCCCCTGCACGTTTACCCCCTGGCGAAGATCATCCTAGCGCGCAGCAGGGGATGGATCAGCAGGGCGGACAAGGTTCTCTTATCCGCCAAAGACTACGTCATCCTGAAGGCTACGGGCGCCCACGTCCTAGACCTATCCACCGCCTCCGGATCGCAGATGCTGAACGTGCGTACCCGAAAATGGAGCAGCCTAGCGCTAGAGCTTGGAGGGGTGGACGAGAACCAGCTCCCCGATCTCGTGGAGGGCTCCGAGAAGCCCCTCGAAATCTCCCCTATGCTCGCAAAGAAGATGGGTCTACCTGAGGACACAGAGGTGTACGCAGGCGTATCCGACGCCTCGGCAAACCAGTTCGGAGTGGGGGCGACGAAGCCCGACACCGTGGCTATCAATCTCGGAACCAGCGCGGCGGTACGCTTTCTCACAGACAAGCCCGTGTTCGACGATGAGAGGATGCGCTTCTTCCTCTACTACGCTGGTAGCGGCAAGTACCTGGCTGGGGGCGCGGTCAACAACGGGGGGATAGTGGTGGAGTGGTTCCTCAGAAGCCTGGGCCGGCTCGAATCCGAGTTCTCCGCGGTGCCTGGACTCGACGCCTACAGACTCGTTGACTCCCTAGCCTCCACTTCGCCACCTGCTTCGAACGGTTTAATAGCCCTCCCCTTCCTGCACGGTGGCGAGCGCTTCCCCATAAGGAACCCGGACGCCAAGTGCATAATCTACGGCTTACAGTTCCACCACAGGAGGAGCGACATCCTGAGAGCGCTACTGGAGGGGGTGGCTTACACCCTTAAAATGATCTACGACGCTCTGTGCGAGCACGGCTTAAGCGCCCGCCTAGCGAAGATAGGCGGAGGCGCGTCGAGCCTCACGGTGTGGCGCCAAATCATCGCGGATGTTTTCCAGATGCCTGTTCACAGAGTAAAGTCTGTCGAGTCAACCCTGTTAGGCTCGCTAATCCACTACGCTAACGCCAGGGGTGCTCTAAGAGAATTCGCGCTACCTGAAGACGTGACACAGCCTATTGAAGAGAATCGGGAAACCTACGCAAATGCGTATGCAAGGTACCTTAAATTGATTGAAAAGCTCTCGGAGTTTGTATAA
- a CDS encoding type II toxin-antitoxin system HicB family antitoxin — translation MKRIIHVRIYKGEKYYVAECIDLPVVSQGKTLDEAVENIREAIHLHLEGEDLSEWDIHPDLSILEA, via the coding sequence ATGAAGAGAATTATTCACGTAAGGATTTACAAGGGAGAAAAGTATTACGTTGCAGAGTGCATTGATCTTCCAGTTGTGAGCCAGGGTAAGACTCTAGACGAAGCAGTAGAAAACATAAGAGAAGCTATACATCTTCATCTTGAAGGAGAAGATTTAAGCGAATGGGATATTCACCCAGACCTTTCTATCCTAGAAGCATAG
- a CDS encoding glycosyltransferase has product MARGDSEGALFYERVLDYVAGDENIHILTDQQGVHDLEVNALQRVTTVGLHTAVREGFGLAVTEFLWKSVPVVARPVGGVKLQVIDGQTGLTGWSVPELAEKAARLLSEPDARTRLGEAGREHVLENFVITRHVQRYLAFFSSLLCGH; this is encoded by the coding sequence ATGGCGCGCGGCGACTCAGAGGGAGCGTTGTTCTACGAGAGAGTCCTGGACTACGTGGCCGGCGACGAAAACATTCACATACTCACAGACCAGCAGGGCGTCCACGATCTAGAGGTTAACGCGCTGCAACGCGTAACCACCGTTGGCCTCCACACGGCGGTCAGGGAGGGCTTCGGGCTCGCGGTAACAGAGTTCCTTTGGAAGAGCGTGCCGGTGGTTGCTAGGCCCGTGGGAGGGGTTAAGCTGCAGGTGATAGACGGGCAGACTGGGCTCACGGGCTGGAGCGTGCCCGAGCTGGCCGAAAAGGCGGCCAGGCTCCTGAGCGAGCCCGACGCGAGGACAAGGCTCGGGGAAGCGGGCAGAGAGCACGTGCTCGAGAACTTCGTCATCACCCGGCACGTGCAAAGGTACTTGGCCTTCTTCTCCAGCCTTCTATGCGGTCATTAG
- a CDS encoding molybdopterin-containing oxidoreductase family protein produces MTEITRRDAIKLGAFLAAATAVKWPVSLVVKPPSQPQSLAAEEKAPVSCNMCAAGCGLYFVKRNGTMYFEPNLEHPQPGLCARAASSIQLWNHPLRLKKPLKRVGERGEAKFQEVDWDTALNEITQKLKEIISKYGPESVVFTYHYFYAWHMPLIAYTLGTPNIIQYASCCHNASTYARQLVLAAGGPPSVDPDYENARYIIFVGRVLNAAMGMVQRLQRAREKGVKLVFVDPRMPNAAMSEAEWVPIIPGTDAAFLLSMIHVIIQEKLYDEPWVKKYTNACLLIKPDGSALTGKDIGKDTSDFMVYDLDAKDFVSYKAAKNPALEWEGEAPGVGKVRTAFTLLKERAAQYPPEEAEKITGVPAETIRRIAREFATAKGVVEDGWWSSKNANDSDAFRAALTLNALVGSIETRGGLYIQVGAKFPASATAAADKVTTITGGTLPPIKAKRVDSKYPVLNVFDTVLDAVLTGQPYPVKALFIVGTEPFTRDVNTQKLIEALKKLDLVVVIDVVPNDSVDWADYVLPDNIYLEREELATVMWTPHAAIQLSHKVLDPPPGVDARNGFWIMMEIVRRTVPDRAAAVGYTEKYADYHNFEEFEALIKRKVLESLSKAWNVPVEEIEKALEMKGFYVFQKWTPKAGPGTRGTPSGLVEIYSLSAIQYGDDPLPKWKQPPYKKPTAPNEFYLVNGRDQFVSAHSAWTKNILFLADRRVWMNPKDAERLGIRDGDLIELEGLDNGVKQRARVRVTNRVREGILFVYNRVGGRASKLIGGEYEVMKEGINTNKFTLSWLEPVSGSTGLNSTVRVTRVGA; encoded by the coding sequence ATGACCGAGATCACAAGGAGGGACGCCATCAAGCTCGGAGCCTTCCTCGCCGCGGCCACGGCTGTTAAGTGGCCCGTAAGCCTCGTCGTGAAGCCCCCAAGCCAGCCCCAGAGCCTCGCGGCCGAGGAGAAAGCCCCCGTGTCTTGCAACATGTGCGCCGCCGGCTGCGGGCTGTACTTCGTCAAGAGGAACGGCACCATGTACTTTGAGCCCAACCTTGAGCACCCACAGCCGGGCCTCTGCGCTAGGGCGGCCTCGTCCATCCAGCTCTGGAACCACCCCCTCCGGCTGAAGAAGCCACTTAAGAGGGTCGGCGAGAGGGGGGAGGCTAAGTTCCAGGAGGTTGACTGGGACACCGCCCTCAACGAGATCACTCAGAAGCTGAAGGAGATAATATCCAAGTACGGCCCCGAGAGCGTCGTGTTCACGTACCACTACTTCTACGCGTGGCACATGCCGCTCATAGCCTACACTCTCGGCACCCCTAACATAATCCAGTACGCCTCCTGCTGCCACAACGCCTCGACCTACGCCAGGCAGCTCGTTCTCGCTGCCGGAGGCCCGCCCTCCGTGGACCCCGACTACGAGAACGCCCGCTACATAATCTTCGTCGGCAGGGTCCTGAACGCCGCGATGGGGATGGTTCAGAGGCTTCAGAGGGCCCGCGAGAAGGGCGTGAAGCTCGTGTTCGTGGACCCGAGGATGCCCAACGCCGCGATGTCCGAGGCCGAGTGGGTCCCGATCATACCCGGGACAGACGCCGCCTTCCTGCTCTCCATGATACACGTGATCATCCAGGAGAAGCTCTACGACGAGCCCTGGGTCAAGAAGTACACGAACGCCTGCCTCCTCATCAAGCCCGACGGCTCCGCGCTCACTGGTAAGGACATCGGGAAGGACACCTCCGACTTCATGGTGTACGACCTCGACGCGAAGGACTTCGTGAGCTACAAGGCGGCCAAGAACCCGGCGCTCGAGTGGGAGGGCGAGGCCCCTGGCGTCGGCAAGGTCAGGACCGCCTTCACCCTGCTTAAGGAGAGGGCCGCGCAGTACCCGCCCGAGGAGGCCGAGAAGATCACCGGCGTACCCGCCGAGACGATCAGGAGGATCGCCCGGGAGTTCGCTACAGCGAAGGGCGTAGTGGAGGACGGCTGGTGGTCTTCGAAGAACGCCAACGACTCCGACGCATTCAGGGCAGCGCTCACCCTGAACGCGCTCGTCGGAAGCATAGAGACGAGGGGAGGCCTCTACATCCAAGTGGGCGCGAAGTTCCCCGCCTCAGCCACAGCGGCGGCCGACAAGGTGACAACGATCACGGGCGGCACGCTACCCCCGATCAAGGCGAAGAGAGTTGACAGTAAATACCCTGTTCTAAACGTCTTCGACACAGTCTTGGACGCGGTGCTGACCGGCCAGCCGTACCCCGTCAAGGCCCTCTTCATCGTCGGCACGGAGCCCTTCACCCGGGACGTGAACACCCAGAAGCTCATCGAGGCGCTGAAGAAGCTCGACCTCGTCGTCGTGATAGACGTCGTGCCCAACGACAGCGTCGACTGGGCGGACTACGTGCTCCCCGACAACATCTACCTCGAGCGCGAGGAGCTGGCGACGGTGATGTGGACGCCGCACGCCGCCATACAGCTCTCCCACAAGGTCCTCGACCCGCCGCCCGGAGTCGACGCCAGGAACGGCTTCTGGATCATGATGGAGATCGTCAGGCGCACAGTCCCCGACAGGGCGGCAGCGGTCGGCTACACGGAGAAGTACGCTGACTACCACAACTTCGAGGAGTTCGAGGCCCTGATAAAGAGGAAGGTCCTGGAGAGCCTGTCCAAGGCCTGGAACGTGCCGGTGGAGGAGATCGAGAAAGCCCTGGAGATGAAGGGCTTCTACGTGTTCCAGAAGTGGACGCCGAAGGCCGGGCCCGGGACGCGCGGCACACCCAGCGGGCTCGTGGAGATCTACAGCCTCAGCGCCATCCAGTACGGCGACGACCCGCTGCCGAAGTGGAAGCAGCCGCCCTACAAGAAGCCCACAGCCCCCAACGAGTTCTACCTCGTGAACGGCCGCGACCAGTTCGTGAGCGCGCACTCCGCTTGGACGAAGAACATCCTCTTCCTCGCTGACAGGAGGGTCTGGATGAACCCGAAGGACGCCGAGCGCCTAGGCATAAGGGACGGGGACCTGATAGAGCTCGAGGGTCTCGACAACGGCGTCAAGCAGAGGGCGCGCGTTAGGGTGACGAACCGCGTCCGCGAGGGCATCCTCTTCGTCTACAACAGAGTTGGCGGCAGGGCGTCGAAGCTGATAGGCGGCGAGTACGAGGTCATGAAGGAGGGCATCAACACCAACAAGTTCACTCTAAGCTGGCTCGAGCCGGTTAGCGGCTCTACCGGTCTTAACTCAACGGTTCGGGTCACGAGGGTGGGAGCATGA
- a CDS encoding 4Fe-4S dicluster domain-containing protein produces the protein MRLAHLWDQSACIGCGACIAACNAANYGSSTRENRTWGWIRSNIRRITFDLKAKPYMLLVQCQHCDNAPCVAVCPTGASYRDKDGLVKINPALCIGCKYCMTACPYGARWLDDETGLPMKCMGEECQSRVAAGLEPVCVAVCPAGARAFGDIDDPNSEISKRLASGRIIRLLEYKGTEPKFFVRVGP, from the coding sequence ATGAGGCTGGCGCACCTCTGGGACCAGTCGGCATGCATAGGGTGCGGCGCCTGCATAGCCGCCTGCAACGCGGCTAACTACGGCTCCAGCACCAGGGAGAACAGGACGTGGGGCTGGATCAGGAGCAACATCAGGAGGATCACCTTCGACCTCAAGGCGAAGCCTTACATGCTTCTCGTGCAGTGCCAGCACTGCGACAACGCCCCCTGCGTGGCCGTCTGCCCCACGGGCGCGAGCTACAGGGACAAGGACGGCCTCGTCAAGATCAACCCCGCGCTGTGCATCGGGTGCAAGTACTGCATGACCGCGTGCCCCTACGGGGCCAGGTGGCTGGACGACGAGACCGGCCTACCAATGAAGTGCATGGGGGAGGAGTGCCAGAGCAGGGTGGCCGCGGGCCTCGAGCCCGTCTGCGTGGCGGTGTGCCCGGCCGGCGCCAGGGCCTTCGGCGACATCGACGACCCGAACAGCGAGATCAGCAAGAGGCTGGCCTCAGGCCGCATAATCAGGTTGCTCGAGTATAAGGGCACTGAGCCCAAGTTCTTCGTAAGGGTGGGACCATGA
- the nrfD gene encoding NrfD/PsrC family molybdoenzyme membrane anchor subunit yields the protein MSFQEVWTPFLIGPFLWFAGIAGMGSVAYALMRFAKVEEKLRELSLTVFGSVVLALLFVVADLSRPANMPLAILGSLASGVFLAKLTVSWMTLGISLLFLLLLATLALALRHTALPAMAKLTDNKYFLAVLALIGLLVTLYSGFLVSSAPGVPFWNTSLIPILWLISASICAVAVLKILVHDERVTRFLTTSGLALDVAELAALAALINVALYSGSVAAKMSAEALLVGELAAAFWIGLVLLGVLAPLALGFLLLKKEDRRLALAAAVLGLLGALVLRTLVIQAGIFEVLGL from the coding sequence ATGAGCTTCCAGGAGGTTTGGACCCCGTTCCTGATAGGGCCTTTCCTGTGGTTTGCAGGGATAGCAGGGATGGGCAGCGTGGCGTACGCGCTGATGCGCTTCGCGAAGGTTGAGGAGAAGCTACGCGAGCTTTCGCTCACCGTCTTCGGGAGCGTTGTGCTGGCACTACTGTTCGTCGTCGCCGACCTCTCCCGCCCGGCCAACATGCCCCTAGCCATCCTGGGCTCGCTGGCGAGCGGAGTGTTCCTAGCGAAGCTGACGGTCTCCTGGATGACACTCGGCATCAGCCTGCTCTTCCTCCTGCTCCTCGCCACCCTAGCCTTAGCGCTCAGGCACACGGCCCTGCCGGCAATGGCTAAGCTCACCGACAACAAGTACTTCCTGGCAGTGCTAGCCCTGATCGGCCTGCTCGTGACGCTCTACAGCGGCTTCCTCGTCTCCTCGGCGCCCGGCGTACCGTTCTGGAACACCTCGCTGATACCAATACTGTGGCTGATCAGCGCCTCGATATGCGCGGTCGCTGTCCTCAAGATACTGGTTCACGACGAGAGGGTTACGAGGTTCCTCACCACGAGCGGCCTAGCCCTGGACGTGGCCGAGCTTGCGGCTCTGGCAGCACTGATCAACGTCGCCCTCTACTCCGGCAGCGTGGCCGCGAAGATGAGCGCTGAAGCGCTACTGGTCGGCGAGCTCGCGGCGGCTTTCTGGATCGGCCTAGTGCTCCTCGGTGTCCTAGCGCCGCTAGCCCTCGGCTTCCTGCTCCTGAAGAAGGAGGACCGAAGGCTGGCCCTTGCGGCTGCTGTCCTCGGCCTGCTCGGGGCCTTGGTGCTAAGGACCCTCGTGATACAAGCGGGGATATTCGAAGTACTAGGTCTCTAG